Part of the Elusimicrobiaceae bacterium genome is shown below.
TCTTTTATGCGATTTCTTCACACCGCCGATCTGCATCTCACTTCGCCCAGAAAAGCCGAAGGCACGCACCGGCTTGAAGTGCTGCGCACGCTTTGCCACATGGCGCGCGAATATGACGCGCTTGTCATCGCGGGCGACGTTTTCGACAGCGCCGCCGAAGCGCCCGCCCTGCATGAAACGGTGAAAGAAATACTCACCTCGATCAATCCCGTGCCGGTGCTGATAGTGTCCGGCAACCACGATCTTCTGCGCGGGGACAACCCGTTCGACGGACGGTATGATTTCGGGCAGGGCATCAATGTGCGGCTGCTGGCGGCTTCGCCGTTCGAAAAAATCGAAATCGCCGGCGCGGTATTTTACGGGTTCCCGTTCCAGCAGTCAAAAACGACCTCGGAACTGTTCCGGGAACTGCCGCCGCCGGAACTAAGCAAGCCTCGCGTAGCGGTTTTGCACGGCACGCCGTGGGACATTCCCGAACTGTCGGGGTTCGCCGCGGGCGCGGAAAACGCCGAGGAAGGCGGCGACCTGATCATTAAAAACGACGATCTGCGCCAGGCGCGGTTCGTTTACGCCGCGCTGGGCCATATTCATAAACCGGCCGTCTGGCAGGCGGAACGCTGCACTCTTTCATTCCCCGGCGCGCCGGACGCGGTGCGGATAACGGAAACCGAGGGCGGCACGGCCAACGCTGTTGAAATTGACAAGGAAAGCAAAATTACGGTGACCAGGCTGCCGGTGCCCGGCGCGCTCCGGGCGCTGCGCAAACAGTTTTTCGTTTTCCCCGGCGGAGAAGACGAATTTTTCGATAAAGCCGACGCTTTCCTCGCCGCAAACGGCGCCGCTTTCCGCACCGGAATCGTGGTGGAAGGCATTGCGGACCTCAACCGGGTGCAGGAACACT
Proteins encoded:
- a CDS encoding metallophosphoesterase family protein, which codes for MRFLHTADLHLTSPRKAEGTHRLEVLRTLCHMAREYDALVIAGDVFDSAAEAPALHETVKEILTSINPVPVLIVSGNHDLLRGDNPFDGRYDFGQGINVRLLAASPFEKIEIAGAVFYGFPFQQSKTTSELFRELPPPELSKPRVAVLHGTPWDIPELSGFAAGAENAEEGGDLIIKNDDLRQARFVYAALGHIHKPAVWQAERCTLSFPGAPDAVRITETEGGTANAVEIDKESKITVTRLPVPGALRALRKQFFVFPGGEDEFFDKADAFLAANGAAFRTGIVVEGIADLNRVQEHCLTLGDKWRGLPVPPHFRVRAEQTQDSSSDMIIYTFIRKMQEMSAEEMSDDKRDFLRRSLVIGWRALTNKPLDPESLTERLI